In Spirosoma aureum, a single genomic region encodes these proteins:
- a CDS encoding amidase family protein codes for MKKFVLPLLACLLFLTQIARGQSFKPAQLREATVSSLHEAMQNGNLTAVQLVQMYLDRIDAYDKQGPYLNTIIMVNPKALAEANRLDSIYKVTGKMVGPLHGIPVIVKDNYDTYDMPTTNGTLAMKKSIPPDDAFVVKRIREAGAIIIAKSNLAEFASSGQFSVSSILPGYSRNPYDMKRTTAGSSGGTAAAVAADFGAIGLGTDTGSSIRGPASHQSLVGFRPTLGLISRDGIAPLAMTNDTGGPICRTVEDAVRVLEVIAGHDKADTVTRQSEGKIPAGYRQFLDKNGLKGARIGVFRQLCTPKNSDPQVYALFNKALDELRAAGAIVIDSVRVPELDTINKSFDTIPQLRRDFNLYLANLGPNAPHKSLTSIIKSKQFHPYLEKTLLDANADTLAPEAHKGWKKNLALRARLRQLLLRAMDSTQVDVLVYPSFSYPPRLIGDLNTPSGTNNNALSPPTGFPAFSVPMGFTYDGLPAGLQFFGRPYSEPVLIKLCYAYEQATHHRRPPESTPPLPKKKNKSVIALR; via the coding sequence ATGAAGAAATTTGTACTGCCTCTATTAGCCTGTTTACTATTCCTGACACAGATAGCCCGCGGGCAATCATTTAAACCGGCACAACTGCGCGAGGCAACCGTAAGCAGCCTGCATGAAGCGATGCAGAATGGCAACCTAACGGCGGTTCAACTGGTCCAGATGTATCTGGATCGGATCGACGCATATGACAAACAGGGACCGTACCTGAACACGATCATAATGGTCAATCCAAAAGCGCTGGCTGAAGCCAACCGGCTGGATTCGATCTATAAAGTGACGGGCAAGATGGTTGGCCCCCTGCATGGTATTCCGGTCATTGTGAAAGATAACTACGATACCTATGACATGCCGACTACCAATGGTACGCTGGCCATGAAAAAGTCAATACCTCCCGACGATGCCTTTGTCGTAAAACGAATTCGCGAAGCCGGAGCTATCATCATTGCGAAATCGAATCTGGCCGAGTTTGCCTCATCTGGCCAGTTTTCCGTCAGTTCTATCTTGCCCGGTTATTCGCGGAATCCGTATGATATGAAGCGCACAACAGCGGGTTCCAGTGGTGGTACGGCCGCTGCCGTAGCTGCTGATTTTGGTGCAATTGGGCTCGGAACCGATACTGGAAGTTCGATTCGAGGTCCTGCTTCTCACCAAAGCCTGGTTGGGTTCCGGCCTACGCTGGGACTCATTAGCCGGGACGGCATCGCACCACTGGCAATGACCAACGATACGGGCGGTCCCATTTGCCGAACCGTTGAAGACGCCGTACGCGTTCTGGAAGTAATTGCGGGCCATGACAAAGCGGATACCGTGACTCGTCAAAGTGAAGGTAAAATCCCGGCAGGTTATCGGCAGTTTCTGGATAAAAATGGACTGAAAGGAGCACGGATTGGTGTATTTCGTCAGTTATGCACGCCGAAAAATTCTGATCCGCAGGTCTATGCACTGTTCAATAAAGCGCTGGATGAACTGCGGGCCGCTGGAGCTATTGTGATCGACTCTGTTCGGGTGCCTGAACTGGATACGATCAACAAATCGTTCGATACCATTCCACAGCTACGGCGTGATTTTAATCTGTATCTCGCTAATCTGGGGCCGAATGCCCCGCATAAAAGCCTGACGTCGATCATTAAATCGAAACAATTTCACCCCTATCTCGAAAAAACGCTGCTGGATGCGAATGCCGATACACTGGCTCCCGAAGCGCACAAGGGCTGGAAAAAGAACCTGGCCTTACGGGCCCGGCTGCGTCAACTGTTACTCCGGGCAATGGATTCGACACAGGTCGATGTGTTGGTTTATCCATCGTTCAGCTATCCACCCCGACTCATTGGCGATTTAAATACACCGTCGGGGACGAATAATAATGCCCTGTCGCCACCAACGGGTTTTCCAGCTTTTTCGGTGCCAATGGGTTTTACTTACGATGGTTTACCGGCTGGTTTACAGTTTTTTGGACGGCCTTATAGTGAGCCAGTACTCATTAAATTGTGTTATGCCTACGAACAGGCTACCCATCACCGGCGACCGCCCGAGAGCACACCACCGCTACCGAAGAAGAAAAATAAAAGCGTAATTGCGCTTCGTTAA
- a CDS encoding M20/M25/M40 family metallo-hydrolase has protein sequence MYRLLAPAALSLLLIGSTSQLLKAQQAPAIDKRYVDEIKKLADQPAVKTAFQTFIDLEPQTKQDLINLTETPSPPFKEQVRSKKYAAMMKEAGADSVWIDEVNNVIAKRKGKSGKKTVIVEAHLDTVFPEGTDVKVKQKGDTLYAPGVGDDTRGLTAVLTVLKGMEKAGIETDADVFFVGAVGEEGLGDLRGVKHLLRKDGGFKPDSYIAVDGDGIGSITHRGLGSHRYRVTFKGPGGHSYGSFGIVNPHSALGKAIYYFTADADKATRQGVKTTYSVSVIGGGTSVNAIPYESWAEIDMRSESPQKLNEVDQLLQAAVQKALKDENSIKRQGPDLTVDVKKIGDRPSGKTEATAAIVQRAMAVSKYLNAEPSLEVSSTNANTPIALGIPAVTIGSGGIGGGEHALNEWWLNDKGYLGMQRVLLLLLAEAGLDKTTGSPIGKK, from the coding sequence ATGTATCGACTACTCGCTCCGGCCGCCTTATCACTATTGCTGATCGGCTCTACTAGCCAACTTCTCAAGGCCCAGCAGGCACCGGCTATTGACAAACGCTATGTGGACGAAATAAAAAAACTGGCCGATCAGCCCGCGGTGAAAACAGCTTTTCAGACGTTCATCGATCTGGAACCGCAAACCAAACAGGACTTGATTAACTTAACGGAAACTCCATCTCCACCGTTTAAAGAGCAGGTAAGATCGAAAAAGTATGCGGCTATGATGAAAGAAGCGGGTGCTGATTCGGTCTGGATCGATGAGGTTAACAACGTGATCGCCAAACGGAAAGGAAAATCCGGCAAAAAAACGGTCATCGTTGAAGCGCATTTGGATACAGTCTTTCCCGAAGGAACCGATGTGAAGGTCAAGCAGAAAGGCGACACCCTCTACGCACCCGGCGTCGGGGATGATACGCGTGGCTTGACCGCTGTTCTGACCGTTCTAAAAGGCATGGAAAAAGCCGGTATTGAAACAGACGCTGACGTATTTTTTGTAGGCGCCGTTGGTGAAGAAGGTCTGGGTGATTTACGGGGAGTTAAGCACTTATTACGCAAAGATGGCGGTTTCAAACCCGATTCATACATTGCCGTCGATGGCGATGGTATTGGCTCCATCACGCACCGTGGCCTGGGTTCGCACCGCTACCGCGTTACATTTAAAGGCCCCGGTGGTCACTCATACGGGTCGTTTGGGATTGTCAACCCACACAGCGCGTTAGGGAAAGCCATTTATTACTTTACAGCCGATGCCGACAAGGCAACACGGCAAGGGGTTAAAACAACTTATAGTGTCAGTGTTATTGGTGGTGGAACGTCGGTAAACGCCATTCCTTACGAATCCTGGGCCGAAATTGATATGCGTTCAGAAAGTCCCCAGAAGCTCAATGAAGTCGATCAATTGTTGCAGGCAGCCGTCCAGAAAGCCCTGAAAGATGAAAACAGCATAAAACGCCAGGGGCCTGATTTGACCGTAGACGTAAAAAAAATCGGTGATCGGCCATCCGGAAAAACAGAAGCGACAGCCGCTATTGTACAACGGGCCATGGCGGTTTCAAAATACCTGAACGCGGAACCCAGTCTCGAAGTATCTTCAACAAACGCCAATACGCCAATCGCACTGGGTATACCCGCCGTCACGATCGGTAGTGGTGGCATAGGTGGAGGTGAACATGCCTTGAACGAGTGGTGGCTCAATGACAAGGGCTACCTGGGTATGCAGCGGGTATTACTTTTGTTGCTGGCCGAAGCAGGGCTTGATAAAACGACAGGCTCGCCCATTGGGAAGAAGTAA
- a CDS encoding SDR family NAD(P)-dependent oxidoreductase, with protein sequence MNTLLNHGFWWTLAGIGAVVAAKTFLNKKRTIDFHDKTVVITGGSRGLGLELARKFAQEGANVAICARDQAELDRAQSDLRMRGSDVFTYACDLTDKAQVEQFITAVGQVLGPVDVLVNNAGTIIVGPVEHMTEGDFREAMESNFWSAFTMINAVLPQMRERKTGRIVNITSFGGKVAVPHLAPYSVSKFAFVGYSEGLRSELLKDDILVTTICPGLIRTGSPRNAIFKGQNEKEYTVFKISDSIPLFTIAADDCARQVIDACRTGEAERIITLPAKLAAAIHGFAPGLVTDTLAWANAFLPEPGGIGDQRTVGKASETWLSESILTRLTDEAAVENNEMGN encoded by the coding sequence ATGAACACCTTACTTAATCATGGATTTTGGTGGACGCTGGCAGGCATCGGAGCGGTGGTTGCAGCAAAAACCTTCCTGAACAAAAAACGAACGATTGACTTTCACGATAAAACAGTTGTCATTACTGGCGGTTCACGCGGATTAGGTCTTGAACTGGCGCGAAAATTTGCGCAGGAAGGTGCTAATGTGGCCATTTGTGCCCGCGATCAGGCTGAGCTGGACCGTGCCCAGTCAGATTTACGAATGCGCGGAAGTGACGTATTTACCTATGCATGCGATCTTACCGACAAAGCCCAGGTAGAGCAATTTATTACAGCGGTTGGGCAGGTGCTGGGGCCAGTGGATGTTTTAGTCAATAATGCCGGAACGATCATTGTAGGGCCGGTCGAGCACATGACCGAAGGTGATTTTCGGGAAGCGATGGAAAGTAATTTCTGGTCAGCGTTTACCATGATCAATGCCGTATTACCGCAGATGCGGGAACGCAAAACGGGTCGTATTGTCAATATTACTTCGTTCGGAGGGAAAGTAGCTGTGCCCCATCTGGCTCCTTATTCGGTTAGCAAATTCGCCTTTGTGGGCTATTCAGAAGGGCTTCGATCAGAACTACTGAAGGACGATATTCTCGTTACGACAATCTGCCCCGGCCTGATCCGCACTGGTAGTCCACGCAATGCGATTTTTAAAGGGCAGAACGAGAAAGAATACACTGTATTCAAGATCAGTGATTCGATCCCCCTGTTCACGATAGCCGCCGATGACTGCGCCCGTCAGGTTATAGATGCCTGTCGTACGGGAGAAGCAGAGCGGATTATTACGCTCCCGGCCAAACTAGCGGCTGCTATTCATGGTTTTGCGCCGGGTCTGGTAACCGACACACTGGCCTGGGCTAATGCGTTTCTGCCAGAACCGGGCGGAATTGGTGACCAACGTACGGTTGGCAAAGCCAGTGAAACCTGGCTCTCAGAATCAATACTAACGCGCCTGACCGATGAAGCGGCCGTGGAAAATAATGAGATGGGTAACTGA
- a CDS encoding type 1 glutamine amidotransferase domain-containing protein encodes MENQQNLKGKKVAVLMTDGFEQVEMTEPRKALQEAGATVHIIAPKGGSVKGWDETEWGDTFDVDLPLAGADPAHYDALLLPGGVMNPDKLRMEIQAVKFIRHFFDHQKPVSAICHAPTMLIEADVIDGRKLTSYPSIQTDLKNAGANWVDQEVVVDGNLITSRKPDDIPAFNRETIKLIGEGVKAKRTA; translated from the coding sequence ATGGAAAATCAACAAAATCTGAAAGGGAAAAAAGTTGCAGTTTTGATGACGGATGGGTTCGAGCAGGTAGAAATGACCGAGCCCCGGAAGGCGCTTCAGGAAGCTGGCGCAACGGTTCACATTATTGCTCCAAAAGGCGGAAGCGTAAAAGGATGGGATGAAACCGAATGGGGTGATACATTCGATGTTGATCTGCCACTGGCAGGAGCAGATCCGGCCCATTACGATGCTTTGCTTCTGCCGGGGGGCGTCATGAACCCAGACAAACTCCGCATGGAAATCCAGGCTGTTAAGTTCATCAGGCATTTTTTTGACCACCAAAAACCGGTTTCGGCTATTTGCCATGCCCCAACGATGCTGATTGAAGCAGATGTAATTGATGGCCGAAAACTGACCTCCTACCCTTCTATCCAGACTGATCTCAAAAATGCAGGCGCTAACTGGGTCGATCAGGAAGTGGTTGTCGACGGTAATCTGATTACCAGCCGCAAACCCGACGATATACCTGCCTTCAATCGGGAAACAATCAAATTGATTGGTGAAGGTGTAAAAGCAAAGCGAACAGCTTAG
- the truA gene encoding tRNA pseudouridine(38-40) synthase TruA encodes MRYFIELSYRGTAYHGWQTQANGSSVQSTLEAALTQRLRKPVFVVGSGRTDAGVHARQQFAHFDLVEPILLSDALIYSINCILPEDIAIRTIFPVRPNDHARFSAVSRYYQYHITRYKNSFENSLTYHFRPDLEIDRMNEACQILLKYTDFKSFSKARANVDHFRCRLDFAYWQRSESDLLTFHIKANRFLWGMVRTIVGTMLEIGQDRMSLDKFEQLIVAQDRTIAGRAAPANGLYLVDVGYPAELLAQRVLFG; translated from the coding sequence ATGCGTTATTTTATTGAATTATCGTATCGGGGAACAGCCTATCATGGCTGGCAAACTCAGGCAAATGGCAGTAGCGTACAGAGTACGCTGGAAGCCGCATTGACCCAACGACTTCGAAAACCTGTGTTTGTTGTTGGGAGCGGCCGTACCGATGCGGGCGTTCATGCCAGACAACAGTTTGCCCATTTTGATTTAGTAGAGCCGATTCTGTTGTCAGATGCATTGATTTATTCGATCAACTGCATTTTACCGGAAGACATTGCGATTCGAACGATCTTTCCCGTACGCCCGAATGATCATGCCCGATTCTCGGCCGTTTCACGCTATTACCAGTATCACATCACACGGTATAAAAACTCCTTTGAAAACAGCCTGACGTATCATTTCAGACCAGATTTAGAAATTGATCGGATGAACGAAGCCTGTCAGATTTTGCTCAAATACACTGACTTTAAAAGCTTTAGTAAAGCTCGGGCTAATGTCGATCATTTCCGCTGTCGACTCGATTTTGCCTACTGGCAGCGTAGCGAGTCCGACCTGCTGACGTTTCATATAAAAGCCAACCGGTTTTTATGGGGAATGGTCCGCACGATTGTCGGAACCATGCTTGAGATAGGGCAGGACCGAATGAGCCTGGACAAATTCGAGCAGTTGATTGTGGCACAGGATCGTACCATTGCCGGTCGGGCGGCTCCTGCCAACGGTCTCTACCTGGTTGATGTGGGGTATCCTGCGGAATTGCTGGCTCAGCGGGTACTGTTTGGGTAA
- a CDS encoding DUF6600 domain-containing protein: protein MTILKTIKLLGLVMILALSPSFSPETMAQPGVSFPVESFYDELAPYGQWTQYPGYGNVWIPNAGPDFQPYASAGHWVVTEYGNTWVSDYAWGWAPFHYGRWIYDPAYGGWIWIPGTDWGPAWVSWRSGGGYYGWAPLGPGMNINININIPAPYWTFVPQIYITSPRVYSYCVPRPNVINIYQNTTIINNYYRTNNRAYVYGPPRGDIERVTRRSVPVYRIDNMDRPGRSVVGNGSVGFYRPEHSPNYRQDYGRNGRLNNAPRPDYNGDNASGRGSYNGDNSPNRDYNGNNVPNRGAYNGNVTPSRDYNGNGAPGSREYNGNFSPDRRGSYANPSPTPNVPAPTNNPVPNRSFEPNRGGYQPAEPGNSAPQRSFPQHPNRSFERPNFQTPSGGSQPTPNGREGGFQRMPENRGAQPQLQPRSSEPSQQGRGGFQGGGRGPR, encoded by the coding sequence ATGACTATCCTGAAAACGATAAAGCTGCTTGGTCTGGTAATGATACTGGCCTTGAGTCCGTCTTTCTCTCCGGAAACGATGGCGCAGCCAGGTGTCAGCTTTCCGGTCGAGTCTTTCTATGATGAACTGGCTCCTTATGGGCAATGGACACAGTATCCAGGCTACGGAAATGTATGGATTCCAAATGCCGGGCCAGATTTTCAGCCCTACGCCAGTGCCGGCCACTGGGTTGTTACGGAATACGGCAATACATGGGTTTCTGATTACGCCTGGGGGTGGGCACCTTTCCACTATGGCCGCTGGATTTACGATCCGGCCTATGGTGGCTGGATCTGGATTCCGGGCACTGACTGGGGGCCAGCCTGGGTTTCATGGCGTTCGGGTGGTGGTTATTATGGTTGGGCACCTCTGGGCCCAGGCATGAATATCAACATAAATATTAACATCCCGGCTCCTTACTGGACTTTTGTACCTCAGATTTATATCACAAGTCCGCGCGTATACAGCTACTGCGTGCCCCGGCCTAATGTGATCAATATCTATCAGAACACAACAATTATCAACAACTATTACCGGACCAATAACCGGGCTTATGTGTACGGGCCACCACGTGGCGATATTGAGCGTGTTACGCGCCGTAGTGTGCCGGTTTACCGAATCGATAACATGGATCGACCCGGTCGTTCGGTTGTAGGAAATGGATCGGTAGGCTTTTACCGCCCTGAGCATTCGCCCAATTATCGGCAGGATTATGGTCGTAATGGTCGGTTAAATAATGCTCCCCGACCCGATTACAATGGAGATAATGCCTCAGGTCGAGGATCTTATAACGGTGATAATTCTCCCAATCGGGATTATAATGGAAACAATGTCCCAAACCGGGGTGCCTACAACGGGAACGTAACACCGAGTCGGGATTATAATGGCAATGGTGCCCCCGGCAGTCGGGAATATAACGGTAATTTTTCGCCTGATCGACGCGGTTCGTATGCGAACCCTTCGCCGACGCCTAATGTACCTGCCCCTACCAATAATCCGGTACCAAATCGGTCGTTTGAGCCTAATCGGGGAGGTTACCAGCCCGCAGAGCCCGGAAACAGCGCTCCGCAGCGGAGTTTTCCTCAACATCCCAACCGTTCGTTTGAGCGCCCTAACTTTCAAACACCGTCTGGTGGAAGTCAGCCAACGCCGAATGGTCGCGAAGGAGGATTTCAGCGGATGCCCGAAAATAGGGGTGCCCAGCCCCAACTTCAGCCACGTTCATCTGAACCCAGCCAACAGGGCCGGGGTGGATTTCAGGGCGGTGGTCGTGGGCCGCGCTAA
- a CDS encoding transglutaminase family protein, with translation MSIRIAILHQTHYEYDRMVFLSPHLIRLKPAAHCPALIESYSLTIEPANHLVHWQQDPFGNFIARIDFAEAMQMMSIKVEIVAELVPVNPFDFFLDTYAESFPFRYDDQLQKDLAPYLEIAEEETYLKQWIEQQVDQTKQGTIDFLINLNKKVNEKVAYNIRLQPGVQTPEETLVTAIGSCRDSAWLLVQILRQFGLAARFVSGYLAQVFPDEKTSDDLAEQPENSLALHAWAEVYIPGAGWIGLDATSGMLATEGHIPLACTSNPASAAPLTGTSGLSETTLTYTNTLVRLN, from the coding sequence ATGTCTATCCGCATCGCTATTCTTCATCAAACGCATTACGAATACGATCGGATGGTTTTTCTGTCTCCCCATTTGATTCGGCTCAAGCCAGCCGCTCACTGTCCTGCGTTGATTGAGTCGTATTCACTAACCATCGAACCGGCCAATCATCTTGTACACTGGCAACAGGACCCATTCGGTAATTTTATTGCCCGCATCGATTTTGCAGAGGCTATGCAAATGATGTCGATTAAAGTCGAAATAGTTGCAGAGCTCGTACCGGTTAATCCGTTCGATTTCTTTCTGGATACCTATGCGGAATCCTTTCCTTTTCGATACGATGACCAGCTCCAGAAAGACCTCGCACCCTATCTGGAAATTGCAGAGGAGGAGACTTACCTAAAACAGTGGATAGAGCAGCAGGTCGATCAAACCAAGCAGGGTACAATTGACTTTCTCATTAACCTCAATAAAAAGGTTAATGAGAAAGTCGCTTATAACATCCGCTTACAACCCGGTGTACAAACACCCGAAGAAACATTGGTAACGGCAATCGGCTCCTGTCGCGATTCGGCCTGGCTGCTTGTACAGATTTTGCGCCAGTTCGGTTTAGCGGCTCGCTTTGTGTCTGGTTATCTGGCTCAGGTATTTCCGGATGAAAAGACCTCTGATGATTTGGCCGAACAGCCAGAAAATTCACTCGCTTTACACGCCTGGGCCGAAGTGTATATTCCTGGTGCTGGCTGGATTGGGCTTGATGCTACTTCGGGCATGCTGGCCACGGAAGGGCATATTCCGTTGGCTTGTACCTCTAACCCGGCTAGTGCGGCACCACTAACGGGTACGTCGGGTCTGAGTGAAACAACGCTGACCTATACCAATACGCTGGTTCGTCTTAACTGA